Proteins from a genomic interval of Cryptococcus neoformans var. grubii H99 chromosome 8, complete sequence:
- a CDS encoding ubiquitin-protein ligase, which translates to MSSLVVFPSTTNAFSSYRPSVRAHVDFIKPGSGSQHSTGRIVKLELPSLVQPQAKDQLEPLFESIDAILAGQPTPLSYQHITAFCQTVVLQDRDAASRLSDKCTSSIDQYTERIRRELKGGILAKDRNTLGKLCESWQVWTARTNLLSSLLVHLDKVYHSSFSDPNILRSRAIAKFKSIVWQDTVIHAVIIDDIFKWLSEERQTGTPSRARPTILAVDKIAQTLQTFGELAVAYQDETHEYYTSALRNAVSEIEQGNRKAGEYASWFLAKMVEEEDRVRECFHTFSRQLLSRDLRKVGQSETTDKVIELAVKEAMGNDEAKGFSELYQFSIEIDKFASLVKSLENYLANRVSTLISDPANDPRMIDEILKLRRFAEKTVSNLFSEEDTEPLPADEDVKMISVEEKEEREKEKEAAMEKRHSVRMRMFELEEAVRTGFKTGMGSRQNAPAEWIAKHLDAAMRKGQGSGTEEQFNHHLDEIVTLVGFTKDKDVFKAFYSSQLAKRLLLNKSASNDQEKIMVAKLQKELGEEFTSGDVMMKDLQLSETLVRSYQLAQSRDPAQYGETSNFTANVLTESAWPAYPLLKDGWNFHLTPTLQSSIDAFTSWYTTQHKNRVLSWRYQLATVTLTARFPSGRYEVGVSLFQAVVLLLYNEVESLTFAEIKERTGIEKNELVRTLQSLALGRKGTRVLLKKPSGKEVNPTDIFTWNKGFTSERIKFKINQIQQDMSAEESRKTNEQVALDRVSILEATIVRIMKARKKLTLQLLIDGVVSDVSKRFPPDVKEIKKRVESLIEREFMARDEEDRSILHYVA; encoded by the exons ATGTCCTCCCTTGTGGTGTTCCCGTCGACGACAAACGCATTCAGTTCTTATAGGCCAAGTGTCAGAGCGCATGTCGACTTTATCAAGCCCGGGAGTGGCAGTCAGCACTCCACAGGTCGCATCGTAAAGCTCGAGTTACCTT CTTTGGTCCAGCCACAGGCCAAGGATCAACTTGAGCCACTATTCGAATCAATCGACGCAATATTGGCAGGCCAACCAACCCCATTAAGCTATCAACACATCACTGCATTCTGTCAGACTGTGGTCCTTCAAGATCGGGATGCTGCCTCTCGACTTTCCGACAAGTGTACCAGCTCTATTGACCAATACACGGAAAGGATTCGCAGAGAATTAAAAGGAGGTATTTTGGCCAAAGACAGGAATACATTGGGAAAATTATGTGAAAGCTGGCAAGTTTGGACTGCGAGAACG AATCTTCTCAGCTCATTACTGGTTCACCTTGACAAAGTTTATCATAGTTCATTTTCTGACCCTAATATCTTGCGATCCAGAGCGATTGCCAAATTCAAGTCCATCGTCTGGCAAGACACTGTAATACATGCGGTGATTATCGATGACATTTTCAAATGGCTCTCAGAAGAAAGACAAACCGGAAC TCCCTCGCGCGCCCGACCCACGATTCTGGCCGTAGACAAAATTGCGCAGACCCTCCAGACATTCGGCGAACTCGCTGTTGCTTACCAAGATGAGACGCACGAATATTACACATCCGCTTTGAGAAACGCTGTCTCTGAAATTGAGCAGGGTAACCGAAAGGCCGGAGAATATGCCTCCTGGTTTCTTGCCAAGATggtcgaagaggaagatcgGGTACGCGAGTGTTTCCATACGTTTTCACGCCAACTACTGTCACGCGACTTGAGAAAAGTGGGTCAGTCTGAAACGACCGACAAAGTGATTGAGTTGGCCGTAAAAGAAGCTATGGGCAACGACGAAGCAAAGGGGTTCTCGGAATTGTACCAATTTTCCATCGAAATTGATAAATTCGCTTCTCTCGTCAAATCTCTCGAAAACTACCTCGCCAACAGAGTTTCCACACTCATTTCCGACCCAGCTAATGATCCACGTATGATCGACGAGATCCTTAAACTCAGACGTTTCGCCGAAAAGACTGTTTCCAACCTCTTTTCCGAGGAAGACACCGAACCTCTTCcagcagatgaagatgtgaaGATGATTTCggttgaggagaaagaggagagagaaaaagagaaggaggctgcAATGGAAAAGAGGCACAGCgtgagaatgagaatgtTTGAACTCGAAGAAGCTGTCAGAACGGGCTTCAAAACTGGAATGGGTAGTCGACAAAATGCCCCTGCCGAGTGGATTGCCAAGCATCTCGATGCCGCCATGCGTAAAGGTCAAGGATCCGGCACTGAAGAACAGTTTAACCACCACTTGGATGAGATTGTCACTCTGGTTGGGTTTACCAAAGACAAAGATGTGTTCAAGGCATTTTACTCGAGTCAGCTGGCCAAGAGATTGTTATTGAATAAGAGTGCAAGTAATGATCAGGAAAAAATCATGGTGGCAAAACTTCAAAAGG AGCTGGGAGAAGAATTCACGTCCGGAGatgtgatgatgaaggaccTTCAACTTTCAGAAAC ACTCGTACGATCATACCAACTGGCACAGTCCAGAGATCCGGCACAGTATGGCGAGACATCCAACTTTACCGCGAACGTACTCACCGAATCTGCATGGCCTGC TTACCCCCTCCTCAAAGACGGGTGGAACTTCCACCTCACACCAACCCTTCAATCCTCAATCGACGCTTTCACCTCCTGGTACACCACTCAACACAAGAATCGTGTCCTCTCGTGGCGATACCAGCTTGCAACAGTTACGCTTACTGCCCGATTCCCCAGTGGACGGTATGAAGTCGGAGTCAGTCTATTCCAAGCGGTCGTGCTCCTTCTGTATAATGAGGTTGAAAGCTTGACATTTGCGGAAATTAAGGAGAGGACGGGTATCG AGAAAAATGAATTGGTCAGGACTCTTCAATCGTTGGCGCTAGGTAGAAAAGGTACTCGAGTTCTTCTTAAGAAACCCTCCGGCAAGGAGGTCAACCCTACAGATATCTTTACTTGGAACAAGGGCTTCACGAGCGAGCGCATTAAATTCAAGATTAATCAGATCCAACAGGATATGTCT GCCGAAGAATCTCGCAAGACAAACGAACAAGTCGCTCTCGACAGGGTGTCCATCCTCGAAGCCACCATTGTCCGGATCATGAAAGCCCGAAAGAAGCTTACTCTTCAGCTGTTGATCGATGGCGTCGTTAGCGACGTCTCAAAAAGGTTTCCGCCGGATGTCAAGGAGATtaagaagagggtggaaagCTTGATTGAACGAGAA
- a CDS encoding sugar transporter, which yields MPDWHDIPNASDHLKWYQNKGTLKLNFFLSVIFVGMLLNGYDGSLIAGLQASDAWQEDLNYPRGVRLGMLNAVGNIAGFIVGPVIAYIDEHWGRRWGIRFYGYTILIGSVIGCIAGVSNVDGYALFCTGRAIIGLGLASFLMTSLIVVQEIAHPRNRETVAASWNSYYILGSVIAAWVVFGCTGYMTNSWSWRIPYIIQVPMALYILIAVQFVPETPRFLLSQGREEEAFAFLVEYHGNGDRKDPLVLFEFEEMKEAIEQEKIAKAEKWGTILKTPSNRHRLGLAVLMIFLTNLSGSSIIYFYYTTVFDLVGITKSSVQTGINAGLTIFTWFCQIGAVYTGRFVGRRKIILWVWPTLLLGLIGLCVSSGVFANSTEGNTKAGVATVVMVWIYLGCFNFSNPILYSYPAEVQTFSMRSKGLLVWNTVSQLEGAYVTWVDAIALDSIGYKYYVVYMPLVIIQWFLVYFYMVETKGYTLEEIALAFGSKENLSTINILPVVEQEQDAEDVETKRRSTENKS from the exons ATGCCCGACTGGCACGATAT TCCCAACGCAAGCGATCACCTGAAATGGTATCAAAACAAGGGTACTCTCAAGCTCAATTT CTTCTTAAGTGTCATTTTTGTTGGGATGCTCCTTAATGGAT ACGATGGATCCCTCATCGCTGGTCTCCAGGCCTCCGACGCCTGGCAAGAGGATCTAAATTACCCGCGTGGTGTTCGTCTAGGTATGCTCAATGCAGTCGGCAACATTGCCGGTTTCATTGTAGGTCCTGTCATTGCGTACATCGATGAGCATTGGGGAAGGCGTTGGGGTATTCGAT TCTACGGATACACGATCTTGATTGGATCCGTCATTGGCTGTATTGCTGGTGTTTCCAATGTGGATGGTTATGCTT TGTTCTGTACTGGTAGAGCCATCATAGGTCTTGGTCTtgcctccttcctcatgACCAGTTTGATTGTCGTCCAGGAAATTGCTCACCCTCGTAACCGAGAAACCGTGGCCGCCTCTTGG AACTCATACTACATTCTTGGGTCCGTCATTGCTGCCTGGGTAGTCTTTGGCTGCACTGGCTATATGACCAACTCATGGTCATGGCGTATCCCTTATATCATTCAAGTACCTATGGCCCtctacatcctcatcgCCGTTCAGTTTGTCCCTGAAACCCCCCGTTTTTTACTCTCCCAAGGtcgcgaggaagaggcattTGCTTTTTTGGTCGAATACCATGGGAATGGTGACCGAAAAGACCCTCTGGTGCTTTTCGAatttgaggagatgaaggaggcaATCGaacaggagaagattgcCAAGGCTGAGAAATGGGGAACTATCTTGAAAACTCCATCCAATAGACATAGGTTAGGATTGGCCGTTCTTATGATTTTCTTGACCAAC CTTTCCGGAT CTTCCATTATTTACTTCTACT ATACCACTGTATTCGACCTCGTTGGTATTACGAAAAGCAGTGTGCAGACGGGTATCAACGCTGGTCTTACCATTTTCACCTGGTTTTGTCAGATTGGCGCCGTCTACACAGGACGTTTCGTTGGTCGCCGCAAAATTATCCTTTGGGTGTGGCCAACTTTGCTGCTTGGTTTAATTGGCCTTTGTGTGTCAAGCGGTGTGTTCGCCAATAGTACCGAGGGCAACACCAAAGCTGGTGTCGCTAC GGTCGTTATGGTTTGGATCTATCTAGGTTGCTTCAACTTCTCCAACCCCATCCTTTATTCTT ATCCCGCCGAAGTACAGACATTCTCCATGAGAAGCAAAGGCCTGTTGGTTTGGAACACTGTATCACAGCTGGAGGGCGCGTATGTCACGTGGGTCGATGCTATTGCTCTCGATTCCATTGGCTACAAGTACTACGTTGTCTATATGCCGTTGGTAATTATTCAGTGGTTCTTGGTCTACTTTT ATATGGTTGAGACTAAAGGTTACACCCTTGAGGAGATCGCTTTGGCTTTCGGTAGCAAAGAAAACCTCAGCACAATCAACATCTTGCCTGTTGTTGAGCAAGAACAGGATGCGGAGGACGTGGAAACGAAGCGAAGGAGCACGGAGAATAAGTCGTAA
- a CDS encoding phosphatidylethanolamine N-methyltransferase, producing MHFPSFVFQPFSSKSSQSSMAELTPSQEGKLAGVSNQDSQSTLRQRKTLLHNPTESISSVGDEKSADTEDKSQDQVTWGKTSTGAVFRVPNTHSFVHTLLTTTHRSSLTRLTLFSLVAQPLLFYLLRNHCTLRSAFFLLYFAFWRGCYDWGFAWVLRKQSEKKWVVKLLRNWGWLDINSEQGGEQGRAWAKWWKRELEMKMDDGYKWENVPQEFNAWLMFRQLVDVVLLNDFVSYTCFAWANLHFPPNHSVFMHIFRWVLGWSLILFNLWVKMDAHRVVKDYAWYWGDAFWLMVMQHDLVFDGVYEIAPHPMYSVGYAGYYGLSMVVGSYTVLFVSLAAHAAQFAFLLWFENPHIERTYGGGKKPLASRVPLAWEQTEYEQEQVEESSTTTVEASEALTPSATEGETETEPELAELPSVKESNPQIRKPRSDSVFSTTSVTTTDGASYGKRFAARKSFSHRTKFTMHDLRHRFFRKPVVIFSRLDMLRSTDFALVLLVAYAISSLIPSLSLNISLAGHFLHALLWRLFHSFGLGLILRAQSKSKWLVRHYLKHYHYPEDAHIDDEDESEIKERVVKRATEESFGNWQVMYNISLVMTYVSFVGLAWKTYHLPSDWTVSGTMLRHVLGLSLIALHIWSAVSSYEVLGDFGWLYSDFFLIEQVPSQLAYTGIYRFLNNPERSMGGAAFFGLWLISNSKLVFALALASHLSHWWFLTFVERPHMQRLYGKRLRKDGGLIKTLKNVAGKTIATKTGKHAHDIQRVVQEVRGSIEKVEGKVTEAVEEFLDHARPMFTDMVHDTRVLLQQSRERMIITRVANDISAYDTSRYGLHIATSSSAPTPRFHVGQPIRVSWTAPSYHSRKDWIGIYRLGSCKSQLVTRISSVGKWMPIYEEEWNGNDPVDPAEREKKGDSGEVVFRGDQLPWQPGEYELRYHHDGKHNVMSRLAPVEIFVDKPKSGSVKAIHQTLLNIVCVSLDSDPNLVPKSARKKTTPAATPASHVSEVSLREDLPAIQESDGEETEEGGEGNGEHNQKEGDALMPTTLTGVNTTGKSTKVFRTTSDKLPESHADQGDTLSFNTSIASKFPPPSTHPPSSPVPPFSSCDRGTPQSSSAHSFTSSNDPDYAGGDGDGDDFVIMTETQAKRIAHLAEMAFGVELSPDVVVAEANVGSLARRIVGARSLIK from the exons ATGcactttccttcttttgtctttcaacctttttcttccaaatcTTCACAATCTAGCATGGCTGAGCTTACTCCCTCTCAAGAGGGAAAGCTTGCTGGCGTGTCCAACCAGGACTCTCAGTCCACACTCCGTCAGCGCAAGACTCTCCTGCACAACCCTACCGAAAGCATCTCTAGCGTAGGCGACGAAAAGTCCGCCGACACCGAAGACAAATCTCAGGACCAAGTTACCTGGGGTAAAACCTCTACTGGAGCAGTATTCCGTGTGCCCAATACCCACTCTTTCGTGCATACCTTGCTCACTACTACTCATCGATCATCTCTCACCCGGCTTACACTTTTCTCGCTCGTCGCCCAACCCCTGCTGTTTTACTTATTGCGTAACCATTGCACTTTACGCTCGGCCTTCTTTTTACTTTACTTTGCCTTCTGGCGAGGATGCTATGATTGGGGTTTCGCCTGGGTGCTCAGGAAGCAAAGTGAGAAGAAATGGGTCGTAAAACTCCTCAGGAACTGGGGATGGTTGGATATCAATTCGGAACAAGGCGGAGAACAAGGTCGAGCATGGGCCaagtggtggaagagggagctcgagatgaagatggatgatgggtaCAAATGGGAGAATGTTCCTCAGGAGTTCAACGCGTGGTTGATGTTCCGCCAATTGGTCGATGTAGTGCTCCTCAA CGACTTTGTCTCTTATACCTGCTTCGCTTGGGCCAACCTCCATTTCCCTCCCAACCATTCTGTCTTCATGCACATCTTTCGTTGGGTATTAGGTTGGTCTCTCATCTTGTTCAACCTTTGGGTCAAGATGGACGCCCACCGAGTTGTCAAGGACTATGCGTGGTACTGGGGCGATGCTTTCTGGCTCATGGTCATGCAGCACGACCTGGTGTTTGATGGTGTTTACGAGATCGCGCCTCATCCAATGTACTCTGTGGGATATGCCGGTTATTATGGTCTCTCAATGG tcGTCGGCTCTTACACCGTGCTCTTCGTCTCCCTTGCTGCCCACGCTGCGCAGTTCGCTTTCCTTCTCTGGTTCGAGAATCCTC ATATTGAACGAACCTATGGCGGCGGCAAGAAGCCTTTGGCTTCTCGAGTCCCTCTTGCCTGGGAGCAAACTGAGTATGAACAGGAACAAGTCGAGGAGAGCAGCACGACCACTGTTGAAGCCTCCGAAGCGCTTACTCCCTCGGCCACCGAAG GGGAAACAGAGACTGAACCTGAGCTCGCTGAACTCCCCTCTGTCAAAGAGTCCAACCCGCAAATTCGCAAGCCTCGATCTGACAGCGTGTTCAGCACTACTTCTGTTACAACTACAGACGGCGCCAGCTACGGCAAGCGTTTTGCTGCTAGGAAGAGTTTCAGCCACCGTACAAAGTTTACCATGCACGACCTCAGGCATAGGTTCTTCAGGAAGCCCGTCGTTATCTTTTCTCGCTTGGACATGCTTCG ATCTACGGACTTTGCCTTGGTCCTTCTCGTAGCTTATGCTATTTCGAGCCTTATCCCATCCCTCTCACTCAACATCTCTCTTGCTGGCCATTTCCTCCATGCGCTTCTTTGGCGACTCTTCCACTCTTTCGGCCTTGGTCTCATCCTTCGGGCCCAATCAAAATCCAAGTGGCTTGTGAGACACTACTTGAAGCATTACCACTATCCTGAGGATGCGCAcattgatgatgaggatgagagtgaGATCAAGGAACGTGTTGTGAAGCGTGCTACGGAAGAGTCGTTTGGTAATTGGCAAGTGATGTACAACATCAGTTTGGTCATGACTTATG TCTCATTCGTTGGCCTTGCTTGGAAGACATATCACCTTCCATCTGACTGGACTGTCAGCGGTACTATGCTTCGTCATGTGCTTGGTCTC TCCCTCATTGCGCTTCATATTTGGTCTGCCGTTTCGAGTTACGAAGTTCTTGGCGACTTTGGTTGGCTCTATTCTgatttcttcctcattgAACAGGTCCCATCCCAGCTTGCTTACACTGGTATCTACCGATTCCTCAATAACCCTGAAAGGAGTATGGGCGGAGCTGCTTTCTTCGGTCTCTGGCTTATCAGTAATTCGAAGCTTGTCTTTGCGCTCGCGTTGGCATCCCATTTGAGTCACTGGTGGTTCCTCACTTTTGTGGAGCGCCCACACATGCAACGTCTCTATGGTAAACGTCTCCGCAAAGATGGCGGCCTCATTAAGACTCTCAAGAATGTTGCTGGTAAGACCATCGCTACCAAGACTGGTAAGCACGCGCATGATATTCAGCGTGTGGTCCAGGAAGTTAGAGGTTCGATTgaaaaggttgaaggaaaggttACGGAGGCGGTTGAAGAATTTTTAGACCACG CGAGGCCCATGTTCACCGATATGGTTCACGATACGAGGGTCCTGCTTCAGCAATCTCGCGAGCGTATGATTATCAC ACGAGTCGCCAACGACATCTCTGCCTATGACACTTCTCGCTATGGTCTGCACATTGCTACATCCTCTTCGGCGCCTACTCCTCGCTTCCACGTTGGTCAGCCCATCCGCGTCTCTTGGACTGCTCCTTCCTATCACTCTCGCAAAGATTGGATTGGTATTTACCGCCTCGGCTCCTGCAAATCACAGCTCGTCACACGTATTTCGTCTGTCGGCAAGTGGATGCCTATctacgaagaagaatggaacGGTAATGACCCCGTTGACCCGGCTGAGCGTGAAAAGAAGGGTGATTCCGGTGAAGTCGTCTTCAGAGGAGACCAACTCCCGTGGCAACCTGGAGAGTACGAGCTCAGGTATCACCATGATGGGAAACATAATGTCATGAGTAGGTTGGCTCCTGTTGAGATTTTTGTCGACAAACCCAAGAGCGGTAGCGTGAAGGCTATTCACCAGACATTGCTCAACATTGTCTGTGTATCGCTTGATTCGGACCCGAATCTTGTGCCGAAATCGGCCAGGAAGAAGACTACACCTGCGGCGACTCCGGCTTCTCATGTATCAGAAGTTTCACTGAGGGAAGATTTGCCTGCTATACAGGAGAGCGATGGGGAGGAGACTGAGGAAGGCGGCGAGGGTAATGGTGAACATAATCAGAAAGAGGGTGACGCCTTGATGCCAACTACACTTACTGGTGTTAACACCACTGGCAAATCTACCAAGGTCTTCCGAACGACCTCCGATAAGCTACCAGAAAGCCATGCGGACCAGGGTGATACCCTATCATTCAACACCTCGATCGCTTCCAAATTcccaccaccttccacgcatccaccttcttctcctgttcCGCCCTTCTCGTCGTGCGACCGCGGCACTCCGcagtcttcttctgcccaCTCCTTCACTTCGTCGAATGATCCAGATTATGCTGGTGgcgatggtgatggtgacGATTTCGTCATTATGACTGAAACCCAAGCGAAACGGATTGCCCATTTGGCAGAGATGGCCTTTGGGGTGGAACTCAGCCCGGATGTCGTTGTAGCCGAAGCCAATGTAGGCAGTCTGGCTAGAAGGATTGTCGGGGCAAGGAGCTTGATCAAATGA